In Cynocephalus volans isolate mCynVol1 chromosome 13, mCynVol1.pri, whole genome shotgun sequence, a genomic segment contains:
- the LSM1 gene encoding U6 snRNA-associated Sm-like protein LSm1, which yields MNYMPGTASLIEDIDKKHLVLLRDGRTLIGFLRSIDQFANLVLHQTVERIHVGRKYGDIPRGIFVVRGENVVLLGEIDLEKESDTPLQQVSIEEILEEQRVEQQARLEAERLKAQALKDRGLCIPRADTLDEY from the exons ATGAACTACATGCCTGGCACCGCCAGCCTCATCGAGGACATTGACA aaAAGCACTTGGTCCTGCTTCGAGATGGAAGGACACTTATAGGCTTTCTAAGAAGCATTGATCAATTTG CTAACTTAGTGCTGCATCAGACTGTGGAACGCATTCACGTGGGCAGAAAGTACGGAGATATTCCTCGAGGGATTTTTGTGGTCAGAGGAGAAAATGTGGTCCTACTAGGAGAAATA GACTTGGAGAAGGAGAGTGACACACCCCTGCAGCAAGTGTCCATTGAAGAAATCCTGGAAGAGCAAAGGGTGGAACAGCAGGCCAGGCTGGAGGCAGAGAGGCTGAAAGCTCAGGCTCTGAAGGATCGAGGCCTCTGCATTCCTCGAGCAGATACACTAGATGAGTATTAA
- the STAR gene encoding steroidogenic acute regulatory protein, mitochondrial, giving the protein MLLATFKLCAGSSYRHMRNVKGLRHQAVLAIGRELNRRALGDPTPSAWINQVRRRSSLLGSGLEEILYSDQELAYIRQGEEAMQKALGILSNQKGWKQETQQANGDRVLSKVVPDVGKVFQLEVVVDQPMGRLYEELVEHMEAMGEWNPSVKEIKVLKKIGKDTVITHELAAESAGNLVGPRDFVSVRCSRRRGSTCVLAGMATHFAEMPEQKGVIRAEHGPTCMVLHPLAGSPSKTKLTWLLSIDLKGWLPKTIINQVLSQTQVDFANHLRKRLETSPASEARC; this is encoded by the exons ATGCTTCTAGCAACATTCAAGCTGTGTGCTGGGAGCTCCTACAGACACATGCGCAACGTGAAGG ggctgaggcacCAAGCTGTGCTGGCCATTGGCCGGGAGCTGAACCGGCGGGCACTGGGGGACCCAACTCCTAGTGCATGGATTAACCAGGTTCGGCGTCGGAGCTCTCTGCTTG GTTCTGGGCTGGAAGAAATTCTGTACAGCGACCAGGAGTTGGCCTACATCCGGCAGGGAGAGGAGGCCATGCAGAAGGCCCTGGGCATCCTCAGTAACCAGAAGGGCTGGAAGCAGGAGACCCAGCAG GCCAATGGGGACAGAGTGCTGAGTAAAGTGGTCCCAGACGTGGGCAAGGTGTTCCagctggaggtggtggtggacCAGCCCATGGGCAGGCTCTATGAGGAGCTTGTGGAGCACATGGAGGCAATGGGAGAGTGGAACCCCAGTGTCAAGGAGATCAAG GTCCTGAAGAAGATTGGAAAAGATACAGTCATCACCCATGAGTTGGCTGCAGAATCGGCAGGAAACCTCGTGGGGCCACGTGACTTTGTGAGTGTGCGCTGCTCCAGGCGCCGAGGCTCCACTTGTGTGCTGGCTGGCATGGCCACACACTTTGCAGAGATGCCTGAGCAGAAAGGTGTCATCAG AGCTGAGCACGGTCCCACCTGCATGGTACTTCATCCCCTGGCTGGAAGCCCGTCGAAGACCAAACTCACTTGGCTGCTCAGTATAGACCTAAAG GGGTGGCTACCAAAGACTATCATCAACCAGGTCCTATCACAGACCCAGGTGGATTTTGCCAATCACCTGCGCAAGCGCCTAGAGACCAGCCCTGCCTCTGAAGCCAGGTGTTAG